AAAGCCACATTTCGGAACTCCTCGTAATACTCCGGAGGCACGTTTTCCTGCGTCCAATCGTCGTGCGGCGGCGAATACGAGAGGAACAGAGCGAACGGCCGGTCCTGGTTTGAGGACGACTTAATGAACTCGATCGCCATATCCGTCCAGGCGAACGTCTGGTAGCCATCAATGTCGTGCTTGCAGGGAACCCCGTCGGCGTCGTCTTCCCAGTAGAATCCGTGGTAATTCCGATGGTTGAAGCTGTACGCGCGAAAGAGGTCGGCGTGCTGAAAGCCGAGCCGCCCGGGCCCCGACGGCAGCGCACGCGTGGATCCGTCGACCAAGTGCCACTTGCCGAGGTATCCCATCCGGTACCCGGCGTCATGCAGAACGTAGGCGATCGCCCGGTGATTGGGGTTGATGCAGCACTGATTGATCACCATCCCGGTGGAGGTTGTGTACTTCCCCGTCAGCAGTGAAGCCCGGCTGGCGGCGCACACCGGTGTCGCGCAAACGGCGTGCCGGAACGAAGTGGCTTCCGACGCGAGGGCATCGAAATTCGGTGTGATCGCTCTCGTGTCTCCACGGAACCCAAAGACATCGTGGCGGAGCTGGTCTGCGAAGACATAGATGAGATTGGGTGGCCGTCCGGCCCCGTTTGGTGGCCCCGAGTTCATGCTGATCTCCCTGAAGGGACGGGCCGCCCGCCGTTTCGCCGCGGCCCTTGTGGTGCATCCTATACCATAGTACCACCCGTCCAGGCATCCTGGACCGCGGTCAGGGCGAATAACACCTAACCTCTCCACGCCGAGCGCCGATAATACCTATGAAATGTCCTTCAGACGCCAACACAACCGTCCGTTGCCGCGAGGCCGCCGGCAGTGGCACGCGGCCATCGCCGTGCTTCTACTGTGCCTCGCGGTGGCGATCGTCACCGTCCGCGCCGCGCGCCGCCCGCTTTATGAAACCGGTATCCTCCAGCCCACCGACCCGGGCATCATCACGCACGACGTCGGATCACCCGGCCGATGACGCCTCTGCCACTCATTCTGGCTTCCGCGTCTCCGCGCCGCTTCGAACTCATGCGCCAGATCGGCCTGGACTTCGAGGTCCGCGTTAGCCTCATCGAGGAGGACATCACGCCTCCCGAGCACCATCCCGAGACTTACGCGCGAACGCTGGCTGAGCACAAGGCTGTGGATATCGGCCGAGGGATATCCGACGGCATCGTCATCGGCGCCGACACCATCGTCGTGCTGGACGAGCAGATCTTGAACAAGCCGGCCGATGAAGCCGATGCGCTGCGGATGCTGAGCATGCTGCAGGGCCGGACCCACCAGGTCATTACCGGCCTGGCCGTTCTGGAAGTCAGAAATGGGCAGACGGTCCGGAATGTGGTCGAGCACGTTGCCACCGACGTCACGATGCGAGAAGCATCGGAAGACGAGTTACGCGCCTACGTAGCCACCGGCGAACCCCTGGACAAAGCCGGAGCCTACGCCATCCAGGGCCGCGGCAGCGTCTTTATCGAGGGTATCGTGGGCGACTACTTCAACGTCGTCGGCCTCCCTCTCTTCACGCTTGCCAAAATACTCGCACGAATCCCCTGAGCCCCGCCGCCAATTTGATATCTGCATTTTGCATTGCCGGGTCCGCTCCCCCCGGCTGGCCGCCGCGCCGGTCGCGGCGGATCCAACTGACGGAAGTCGTTGGCAGCATGGAGATATGTCGGCTGAAACCGACGTACGAGCCTCCGGAGGCGGCTTTGGGCGTTTACAGCCACCGGCCTCGGTCGGTGGGCGGCCCTATCGCCCCCTCGCCCCGTCGCCGCGTCATTCCAACCCCAACTGGACCGGTTCCTTCTTCCTCCGGCCGCCGCCGCGCTTCTTCACCGGCGGAGCGGGCATCACCTTGCGCTCCGCCTCCATACGGGCCTGGCTGATAACGGTGTTGATCTCGGCGTTCGTCTGACCCGCATCCACGAGGAAAGCCGTCAGCGCGTCCTCGGCCAACAGCAGCTTGCCATATAGATTTCCAACCGCTTTCACCAATTGCGCGTACTTCTTCTTGTCGAACCGCGGTTTTTCCGCCTCCTCGGTCAGCAAGAGCGCCAGTTGCACCATCTCCTCCGGAGTCAGCGCTTTGGATAACTCCCGTAGTTTCGCCGTAACAGCACGTTTACCCGCCATGGTCGTTCACCTCGCTGAATTGGACTCTTAACCACCAGAATAGCGCAAATCGCCCACGCGCTTCTGTCTCCTGACTGCTAGCCCCCAT
The window above is part of the Armatimonadota bacterium genome. Proteins encoded here:
- a CDS encoding Maf family protein, with product MTPLPLILASASPRRFELMRQIGLDFEVRVSLIEEDITPPEHHPETYARTLAEHKAVDIGRGISDGIVIGADTIVVLDEQILNKPADEADALRMLSMLQGRTHQVITGLAVLEVRNGQTVRNVVEHVATDVTMREASEDELRAYVATGEPLDKAGAYAIQGRGSVFIEGIVGDYFNVVGLPLFTLAKILARIP